A single genomic interval of Salmo trutta chromosome 13, fSalTru1.1, whole genome shotgun sequence harbors:
- the LOC115206079 gene encoding serine/threonine-protein kinase SIK3 homolog isoform X4, translating into MTQGGGVPTMRAAQGWLLFPQRGEKMAAVSSGGAAGSAAAGITHSTRPAHAGMGAQNRAQPSSGISHSNRPTPAAGCITNPGHPSASRPPPARVGYYEIERTIGKGNFAVVKLATHIITKAKVAIKIVDKTQLDDENLKKIFREVQIMKMLRHPHIIRLYQVMETERMIYLVTEYASGGEIFDHLVAHGRMAEKDARRKFKQIVAAVHFCHCRNIVHRDLKAENLLLDHNLNIKIADFGFSNLFSRGQLLKTWCGSPPYAAPELFEGKEYDGPKVDIWSLGVVLYVLVCGALPFDGSTLQNLRARVLSGKFRIPFFMSTDCEYLIRHMLVLEPSRRLSMEQICKNKWMKQGDPDPEFERLIVECEQVKSERETELINEQVLMAMSEMGLDRERTLQSLHTDAYDHYSAIYSLLSDRLKKHKTLRVAPPTPRPIGYPLNAVQTDQQGNPVSMNVPHVQLINPENQIVEPDGNMALDSDDAEEPSPEAMARYLSMRRHTVGVPDPRTEMQEELQKLPPGFPRVAPQPPFPMPPTMGHMHTLMPTQNPHLQPTQQLEYKEQSLLQPPTLQLLNGMGPLGRRASDGGANIQLHAQLLKRPRGQSPLVANPHPIPAVAPVDEEGSDGEPDQEAVQRSIYKDCNTLHLPMERFSPVRRFSDGATTIQAFKTHLENSSLIRQLKQECEQLQKMYACPQDERLLEHTQQQHFLYQQEQQILHQQIQALSLGHGDCQPSHLTHQLQRLHIQPSSPPPTHPNNHLFRQPNQSPPPTAMMQGHSVPSAVQYQHAPALYQPSSGSPPPCGLRPVTLPPQQQQPCSSSRGGGIPMPQQQVTIQVQEVELGGGGALQRQQQAFLSTPCSHRVLGKQLSADNAETHSRSLGRFNTYDQAAFNPHLFGEGSRPSGVVGGYNPYLQGTSLKVPGMEGYQGGVVGGAGGGGYGSPSALQQALLSPTPLEYRPQQHVTPTLQGLLSPRHSLTGHADPRLPPQDLASLLKRQSPRPAPPTSPNVPQDYTEMLLLRQLGQGESLDPGSPYHHLLQIRPPDVQPPSLPHSESMEEDDLPPGYHEGLLAKAQGCGDGHDLLGPPQGGTPPYNSPTHRHGYIRSTTTTRDNEHVDCRTQGQQVMEQGVPDRNGVGYSTRGPQGDGYRPRGQLQRHHTIQTCDDAYDQAEPMSGMSLLAGKALSSARMSDILSQSSLTGSQQLHQREESVCDVEGELHAGACYPSSCTSNILHSYKPPDLQYSMEQAGV; encoded by the exons gtGGCCATCAAAATAGTGGACAAGACCCAGCTGGACGATGAGAACCTGAAGAAGATCTTCAGGGAGGTGCAGATCATGAAGATGCTGAGGCACCCCCACATCATTCGTCTCTACCAG GTAATGGAGACCGAGAGGATGATCTACCTGGTAACAGAGTATGCCAGTGGCGGGGAGATTTTTG ACCACCTGGTGGCCCACGGCAGGATGGCGGAGAAGGACGCGCGGCGGAAGTTCAAGCAGATCGTGGCGGCCGTCCACTTCTGCCACTGCCGCAACATCGTCCACCGAGACCTGAAGGCCGAAAACCTGCTCCTGGACCACAACCTCAACATCAAGATTGCAG ACTTTGGCTTCAGTAACCTGTTCTCCAGAGGCCAGCTACTAAAGACCTGGTGTGGGAGTCCTCCCTATGCTGCCCCAGAGCTCTTCGAAGGGAAGGAGTACGATGGACCCAAAGTGGACATCTGG AGTTTGGGCGTGGTGCTGTATGTTCTGGTGTGTGGTGCCTTGCCGTTTGACGGCAGCACCCTCCAGAACCTGAGGGCCCGGGTGCTGAGCGGGAAGTTCCGCATCCCCTTCTTCATGTCCACAG ACTGTGAGTACCTGATCCGACACATGCTGGTGCTGGAGCCCAGTAGACGCCTCTCCATGGAGCAGATCTGTAAGAACAAGTGGATGAAGCAGGGAGACCCAGACCCAGAGTTTGAGAGG ttgatAGTGGAATGTGAGCAGGTGAAGTCTGAGCGGGAGACAGAGCTCATCAACGAGCAGGTGCTGATGGCCATGTCTGAGATGGGACTGGACCGCGAGCGCACACTCCAA TCTCTGCATACTGATGCGTACGATCACTACAGCGCCATCTACAGCCTGCTCTCTGACCGCCTGAAGAAACACAAGACCCTGCGCGTGGCCCCACCCACGCCCCGCCCCATTGGCTACCCTCTCAACGCTGTACAG ACGGATCAGCAGGGTAATCCCGTTAGCATGAATGTCCCTCACGTCCAGTTGATCAACCCAGAGAACCAGATCGTTGAG CCGGACGGAAACATGGCCCTGGACAGTGATGATGCAGAGGAGCCGTCTCCAGAGGCCATGGCTCGCTACCTGTCCATGAGGCGTCACACGGTGGGCGTCCCAGACCCCAG GACGGAGATGCAGGAGGAGCTGCAGAAGCTGCCCCCTGGGTTCCCCCGTGTGGCCCCCCAGCCCCCCTTCCCTATGCCCCCCACCATGGGCCACATGCACACACTGATGCCCACCCAGAACCCACACCTGCAGCCCACACAGCAGCTGGAATACAAG GAGCAGTCCCTGCTGCAGCCCCCTACCCTGCAGCTGCTGAATGGCATGGGACCCCTGGGCCGCAGGGCCTCGGATGGTGGGGCCAACATCCAGCTGCACGCCCAGCTACTGAAGAGGCCACGGGGACAGTCCCCTCTGGTCGCCAACCCT CACCCCATCCCGGCTGTGGCTCCTGTGGATGAGGAGGGTTCTGACGGGGAGCCCGACCAGGAGGCGGTGCAGAG GTCCATCTACAAGGACTGTAACACCCTGCACTTGCCCATGGAGCGTTTCTCCCCTGTGAGGCGCTTCTCCGATGGGGCCACCACCATCCAGGCCTTTAAGACCCACCTGGAGAACAGCAGCCTCATCAGGCAGCTCAAACAG GAGTGTGAGCAGCTGCAGAAGATGTACGCTTGCCCCCAGGACGAGCGGCTGCTTGAGCACACACAACAACAGCATTTCCTGTACCAGCAAGAGCAGCAGATTCTACACCAGCAGATACAG GCCCTGTCTTTGGGACACGGAGACTGCCAGCCCAGTCACCTTACCCACCAGCTCCAGAG GTTGCATATCCAGCCCTCCAGCCCACCGCCTACACATCCCAACAACCACCTTTTCAGACAGCCCAATCAGAGTCCCCCTCCAACAGCGATGATGCAGGGGCATA gTGTACCATCAGCGGTGCAGTACCAGCACGCCCCCGCCCTCTACCAGCCCTCCAGCGGGAGTCCCCCCCCTTGCGGCCTCCGCCCCGTCACCCTGcccccccagcagcagcagccctGCTCCTCTTCCCGTGGGGGGGGCATCCCCATGCCCCAGCAGCAGGTGACTATCCAGGTGCAGGAGGTGGAGCTGGGAGGGGGTGGGGCCCTGCAGCGCCAGCAGCAGGCTTTCCTTTCCACGCCGTGCTCCCACCGGGTCCTGGGGAAGCAGCTGAGCGCAGACAATGCCGAGACCCACAG tcGCAGCCTCGGACGGTTCAACACATACGACCAGGCCGCCTTCAACCCCCATCTGTTCGGCGAGGGCTCTCGGCCATCGGGGGTAGTGGGGGGCTACAACCCCTACCTCCAGGGGACCTCCCTCAAGGTGCCAGGGATGGAGGGCTACCAGGGTGGGGTGGTCGGTGGCGCTGGAGGCGGGGGCTACGGGAGCCCCTCTGCCCTGCAGCaggctctcctctcccccacccccttgGAGTACCGGCCCCAGCAGCACGTCACCCCCACCCTACAGGGTCTCCTCTCCCCCCGCCACTCCCTGACGGGCCACGCCGACCCCCGCCTGCCCCCCCAGGACCTGGCCTCCCTGCTGAAGAGGCAGAGCCCTCGGCCGGCACCCCCCACTTCCCCCAACGTGCCCCAGGACTACACGGAAATGCTGCTGCTGCGCCAGCTCGGCCAAGGGGAGTCTCTGGATCCGGGAAGCCcctaccaccacctcctccagatCAGGCCCCCAGACGTCCAGCCCCCCAGCCTGCCCCACTCAGagagcatggaggaggatgaCCTGCCACCTGGCTACCATGAGGGCCTCCTGGCCAAAGCCCAAGGCTGTGGGGACGGCCATGACCTGCTGGGCCCCCCCCAGGGAGGGACGCCCCCCTACAactcccccacacacagacacggcTACATCAGGAGCACCACCACAACCAGAG ACAACgagcatgttgactgcaggaccCAGGGGCAGCAGGTTATGGAGCAGGGCGTGCCTGACCGTAACGGAGTGGGCTACTCCACCAGGGGCCCCCAGGGGGACGGCTATCGGCCCCGGGGCCAGCTACAGCGCCACCACACCATCCAGACCTGCGACGACGCCTAT GACCAGGCCGAGCCCATGTCTGGGATGAGCCTATTGGCTGGCAAGGCTCTGAGCTCGGCCCGCATGTCTGACATCCTCAGCCAATCATCTCTGACAGGAAGCCAGCAGCTCCACCAGCGGGAAGAGTCAG TATGTGACGTGGAGGGAGAGCTCCACGCTGGAGCCTGCTACCCGTCGTCCTGCACCAGCAACATCCTTCATAGCTACAAACCCCCAGACCTGCAGTACAGCATGGAGCAGGCCGGGGTCTAA